One part of the Leptospira saintgironsiae genome encodes these proteins:
- a CDS encoding alpha/beta fold hydrolase produces the protein MAATQLENGVKKERTEAFKETFVHNGDVSLYVKYNHTAKERPNRPTVLFVHGYPDDHRVWSYQMESLKEDYNVAALDLRGSGKSDKPKKQKAYNVRRIFEDLESVIRFVGNDKPVHLVAHDWGSLISWAFVADEQKSVWAKSYTAMGGPHPVLGRRSAFQMALSGNPLSLYKALSQLKRSWYILYFQIPFVPEWIWRTFSKFFWKYTMNTGGVPKNDTLRNKSKEEIVATTVSNVNLYRELLRGEKYPEPKHIKAPVQVLIPLKDFAIRPELYRLHERICDSYKEYTYDSNHWIQRTMPDMVSEKIREFVWEIG, from the coding sequence ATGGCGGCTACCCAACTGGAAAACGGAGTAAAAAAAGAAAGAACTGAGGCTTTTAAAGAAACCTTTGTTCATAATGGTGATGTTTCTTTGTATGTGAAATATAATCATACAGCGAAAGAAAGACCGAACAGACCTACAGTCCTATTCGTTCATGGATATCCTGACGATCATAGGGTATGGTCCTACCAGATGGAATCCTTAAAAGAGGATTATAATGTGGCCGCCCTGGATCTAAGAGGTTCCGGAAAGTCCGATAAGCCTAAAAAACAAAAAGCATATAATGTTCGTAGAATATTCGAAGATCTTGAATCTGTGATCCGATTTGTAGGTAATGATAAGCCTGTACATCTTGTTGCTCATGATTGGGGATCTCTCATCAGTTGGGCCTTTGTTGCAGACGAACAAAAATCAGTTTGGGCAAAATCATATACTGCAATGGGTGGACCTCATCCGGTTCTTGGGCGTAGGAGTGCTTTCCAAATGGCTCTTTCTGGAAATCCACTTTCCCTATACAAAGCACTTTCTCAGCTCAAAAGATCTTGGTACATTCTATATTTCCAAATTCCTTTTGTGCCTGAATGGATCTGGAGAACTTTCAGTAAATTTTTCTGGAAGTACACAATGAATACTGGAGGAGTTCCAAAGAACGATACTCTTAGAAATAAATCCAAAGAAGAGATTGTTGCTACAACAGTTTCCAATGTGAATTTATATAGAGAGCTGCTTAGAGGAGAGAAGTATCCGGAACCTAAACATATCAAGGCTCCAGTCCAGGTTCTAATTCCACTCAAAGATTTTGCGATCCGACCGGAGTTATACAGACTTCATGAAAGGATTTGTGATTCTTATAAAGAATATACATATGATAGCAATCATTGGATTCAAAGAACAATGCCTGACATGGTGAGTGAAAAGATCAGAGAATTTGTCTGGGAGATCGGCTGA
- a CDS encoding C40 family peptidase, giving the protein MISDGIQKILVLWKEKVLPNSGALSFLIIPFFALVLVADQAKSLSDKEVHKYFYETWKLEIDPRDNLELFKETQHWIGTPHRDNGKDESGIDCSSLAAKLVKKAYSKTISGSSESISKQVKKISESDLQEGDLVFFNIYGEKISHVGVYLKDRKFVHASVVKGVTVNSLDENYYKTRFVLAGRL; this is encoded by the coding sequence ATGATCTCGGACGGAATCCAAAAAATTCTAGTTTTATGGAAAGAGAAAGTTCTCCCAAACTCGGGAGCACTTTCTTTTTTGATCATACCTTTTTTCGCCCTGGTACTTGTCGCAGATCAGGCAAAATCCTTATCCGATAAAGAAGTTCATAAATATTTTTATGAAACTTGGAAATTAGAGATCGATCCCAGAGATAATTTGGAATTGTTCAAAGAAACTCAACATTGGATCGGAACTCCTCATAGAGATAATGGGAAAGACGAATCAGGAATAGATTGTTCTAGTCTTGCTGCAAAGTTGGTCAAAAAAGCATATTCCAAAACAATTTCAGGCTCTTCCGAAAGTATCTCCAAGCAGGTCAAAAAGATCTCCGAATCAGATCTGCAAGAGGGAGATTTAGTATTTTTTAATATATACGGCGAGAAGATCAGTCATGTTGGGGTCTATCTCAAGGATAGAAAATTTGTACATGCTTCCGTGGTGAAAGGTGTAACGGTTAATTCCTTGGATGAGAATTACTATAAGACCAGATTTGTATTGGCTGGAAGATTATAG
- a CDS encoding M15 family metallopeptidase produces the protein MRVRGFGLILILLTFFYCQKPPVLKLEESPPPLKIEKGLVNVKDIDPNIEIDLRYSTPENFTGSIIYPFQTCLLRKETAEKLKAANLEFQTYGYKIKIWDGYRPPYAQKILWEKVPNPRYVGNPTKGGSVHNRGGAVDLTLIDSEGNELEMPSPYDEFTYKASPLRKDLEPTVSKNLKVLVGILTKHGFKQISSEWWHYNDGDAKVYPLVEVDPKLWEK, from the coding sequence ATGAGAGTTCGTGGTTTTGGTCTGATCTTAATTCTGCTTACGTTCTTCTATTGCCAAAAACCTCCAGTCCTTAAATTAGAAGAAAGCCCTCCTCCTTTAAAGATCGAAAAAGGATTAGTAAACGTAAAAGATATAGACCCAAATATAGAGATAGATCTTCGTTATTCTACTCCTGAAAATTTTACTGGCTCCATCATCTATCCTTTTCAAACTTGTTTACTCCGAAAAGAAACTGCAGAAAAATTAAAAGCAGCCAACTTAGAATTCCAAACGTATGGATATAAGATCAAAATTTGGGATGGATATCGTCCCCCTTACGCACAAAAAATTTTATGGGAGAAGGTCCCAAATCCAAGATATGTTGGAAATCCGACAAAAGGTGGCTCTGTTCATAATCGAGGCGGAGCAGTGGATCTCACGTTAATAGATTCGGAAGGAAATGAATTGGAAATGCCAAGTCCTTACGATGAATTCACTTATAAAGCTTCTCCTTTACGTAAGGACTTGGAGCCAACTGTTTCTAAAAATCTGAAAGTCCTGGTTGGAATTCTAACAAAGCATGGATTCAAACAGATCAGTTCTGAATGGTGGCATTATAACGACGGGGATGCAAAAGTTTATCCCTTAGTAGAGGTGGATCCAAAACTTTGGGAGAAATGA
- a CDS encoding class I SAM-dependent methyltransferase codes for MKHLEMFSNRLTRMSKHWKKWARRRGITCFRIYDRDIPQVPIVIDLYENYCLVSEYLNSYPMSDEERESERNTIRNFIIEILQLAPENLFWKTRERKKGNLQYEKLDTQEKSIEANEGGLKFKVNLSDYLDSGLFLDHRTTRDLFRKEASGKNVLNLYSYTGAFSVYAADGGAEKITSVDLSQKYLDWSKENFELNGLSHEEHEFIREDITEWLKRERTNLKRTQYDLIIVDPPTFSNSKKMRDIFDVQRDYSFLLNSIFRDFSAPGAVLFFSTNFRKFKLEADELLWEDIQDITKQTHPEDFRNEKIRFVWKMKK; via the coding sequence ATGAAACATTTAGAAATGTTCTCTAATCGCCTGACCAGGATGTCCAAACATTGGAAAAAATGGGCGAGAAGAAGAGGGATCACTTGCTTTAGGATCTACGATCGTGATATCCCCCAGGTTCCAATCGTAATAGATCTTTATGAAAATTATTGTTTAGTCTCTGAATACTTAAATTCTTATCCGATGTCCGATGAAGAAAGAGAATCGGAAAGAAATACAATCCGAAACTTTATAATTGAAATTCTTCAACTTGCTCCGGAAAATTTGTTTTGGAAAACCAGAGAACGTAAAAAGGGAAATCTACAATACGAAAAGTTAGATACCCAAGAAAAATCCATTGAAGCGAATGAAGGTGGATTGAAGTTTAAAGTAAACTTAAGCGATTATCTAGATTCAGGTCTTTTTTTGGATCATCGAACTACTCGAGATCTTTTTAGAAAAGAAGCTTCTGGGAAGAATGTTCTAAATTTATATTCTTATACTGGAGCATTCTCAGTTTATGCTGCTGATGGTGGCGCAGAAAAAATTACCAGCGTGGATCTTTCTCAAAAATATTTGGATTGGTCCAAAGAAAATTTCGAACTCAACGGATTGTCTCACGAAGAGCATGAGTTTATTAGAGAAGATATTACAGAATGGTTGAAAAGGGAACGGACAAATCTTAAAAGAACACAATACGATCTTATCATAGTAGATCCTCCTACATTCTCAAATAGCAAGAAGATGAGAGATATTTTTGATGTACAAAGAGATTATTCTTTCCTACTAAATTCAATCTTTAGAGATTTTTCCGCGCCAGGTGCAGTTCTCTTTTTCTCTACAAATTTTAGAAAGTTCAAGTTAGAAGCAGACGAACTTCTTTGGGAAGATATCCAGGATATTACGAAACAAACTCATCCGGAAGATTTTCGAAATGAAAAGATCCGATTTGTTTGGAAGATGAAGAAGTAG
- a CDS encoding SDR family oxidoreductase translates to MGEFFKDKVVWITGASSGIGESLVKEAARRGATLVLSSRREKELKRVRKENGLTDSNSMILPLDLEDYKKLGKAPNQVIKTFGKIDVLINNGGISQRSFAHETSIETYETLMKVNYFGNIALTLAVLPHMRERKQGWVSTIASVAGLIGVPLRTGYSSTKFALTGFYEALRAENTKENLKVTLVYPGFVKTNISHNALKGDGSPQKKMDKVIENGIDADECARKILDAIENEDLQVIIAGGKEKFGLFLRHYFPKFFAKFLSKTSVT, encoded by the coding sequence ATGGGAGAATTTTTCAAAGACAAAGTTGTATGGATTACTGGAGCTTCTTCTGGGATCGGCGAGTCTTTAGTAAAAGAAGCCGCGAGAAGAGGAGCGACATTAGTTCTTTCTTCTAGGAGAGAAAAAGAACTCAAAAGAGTTCGCAAAGAAAACGGACTAACAGATTCAAATAGCATGATCCTTCCTTTGGATCTAGAAGATTATAAAAAGTTAGGAAAAGCTCCCAATCAAGTTATCAAAACTTTCGGAAAGATAGATGTACTTATCAATAATGGTGGGATCAGCCAACGTTCCTTCGCTCATGAAACTTCCATCGAGACTTATGAAACTCTTATGAAAGTGAACTACTTCGGTAATATTGCTCTGACTCTTGCTGTACTTCCTCATATGAGAGAGAGAAAACAAGGTTGGGTTTCCACAATTGCGAGTGTTGCGGGACTTATCGGAGTTCCATTGAGAACTGGATATTCTTCCACAAAATTTGCTTTAACTGGTTTTTATGAAGCACTTAGAGCAGAAAATACGAAAGAAAATCTGAAAGTTACGTTGGTATATCCTGGTTTTGTGAAGACTAATATTTCGCATAACGCGCTCAAAGGGGATGGAAGTCCTCAGAAAAAAATGGATAAAGTAATCGAGAATGGAATCGATGCAGACGAATGTGCACGCAAAATTCTGGATGCGATCGAGAATGAAGATCTGCAAGTGATCATCGCAGGTGGAAAAGAGAAATTCGGTCTATTCTTAAGACATTACTTCCCTAAATTTTTTGCGAAATTTTTGTCTAAGACTTCAGTTACCTGA
- a CDS encoding LA_0991 family prenyltransferase-like protein — protein sequence MRNVLENKLWFYAHVLSLDVCLGVLGSGALAAIVTGAKMKTVWWFLLPLSVWVIYTLDHLLDGKKVGEDSINPRHKFHYDHSKVLTILCTIAAIISAVLAFLLLREIVLLGGVLLSALAILHLGIARWGKIRFGKEFSVALIYTLGVWFGPLLVVGFRSWTVPLLLFLFFLGTVLNLVMNSLMEAELDAKEGQVYLLGVLSPKLAKEWVLRLSLLGFLAALVLAGGIRKWAPGTSVSASLVIALICAVPGGILRYADKFQDSQKYRILGEGVFILGLFPWFLNSF from the coding sequence ATGCGAAACGTTTTAGAAAACAAACTTTGGTTTTACGCTCACGTCCTCAGCTTGGATGTATGCCTTGGCGTTTTAGGTTCCGGAGCCTTGGCCGCAATAGTAACGGGCGCCAAGATGAAAACAGTTTGGTGGTTTCTTCTTCCCCTAAGCGTTTGGGTCATCTACACCTTAGATCATTTATTAGATGGAAAGAAGGTGGGAGAAGATTCAATCAACCCGCGTCACAAATTCCACTACGATCATTCCAAAGTTTTGACAATACTCTGCACAATTGCGGCAATCATTTCCGCAGTTCTCGCATTCTTATTATTAAGAGAGATCGTTTTATTAGGCGGAGTATTATTATCAGCTTTGGCTATTCTTCATCTAGGGATCGCTCGTTGGGGAAAGATACGTTTCGGAAAAGAATTCTCAGTAGCATTGATCTATACTTTAGGTGTCTGGTTCGGTCCTCTATTGGTTGTAGGGTTTCGTTCTTGGACAGTTCCCCTTCTTCTTTTCTTATTCTTTTTAGGCACCGTTCTAAATTTAGTAATGAACTCTCTCATGGAAGCAGAGTTAGACGCTAAGGAAGGCCAAGTTTATCTATTAGGAGTTCTCTCTCCGAAGCTTGCTAAGGAGTGGGTATTACGATTGTCCTTGCTCGGATTTCTGGCTGCCTTAGTATTGGCCGGCGGAATAAGGAAATGGGCGCCGGGCACCTCGGTTTCGGCCTCTTTGGTGATCGCTCTGATCTGTGCAGTTCCGGGAGGAATACTGCGTTACGCAGATAAATTCCAAGATTCTCAAAAGTATAGGATCCTTGGAGAAGGTGTTTTTATCTTGGGATTGTTCCCTTGGTTTTTAAACTCCTTCTAG
- a CDS encoding mechanosensitive ion channel family protein, translated as MDSILGSNWLLGAISVISGILLGYLFGGFIVPRLAKTLTKDQLDTKHPLYTALLSLVRFSFFIFGLYTALRFLKLDVSSEEKISLYLKVFGILVFTFSFARVGSGAFTLYSSKAEGLLPSASILNNIVRMLILLTGGLVALQTLGISVTPALTALGVGGLAFALGLQETLSNLFAGLGVLLGKKVSVGDYISLETGEEGLVEDINWRTTSLKKRNGSTIIIPNAKMSKTTYTNYSLTNTGLWTELEISIPKEGNIEKLESILGQAANFSLTQIYGKSGYNESKISFRYVSFGQSNIDLVIHLPLKNIDDSGQIKSIFIKSLHSQFRSEGIDNISAKAVK; from the coding sequence ATGGACTCGATTTTAGGTTCTAATTGGTTGTTAGGAGCAATTTCGGTTATTTCCGGAATTCTTTTGGGTTATCTTTTTGGCGGTTTCATTGTTCCGAGACTTGCAAAAACTCTTACGAAAGATCAGTTAGACACCAAACATCCTCTTTACACTGCACTTCTTTCCTTAGTTAGATTTTCCTTTTTTATCTTTGGATTATATACTGCTCTTCGATTCTTAAAATTAGATGTTTCCTCGGAAGAAAAAATTTCTCTATATCTAAAAGTATTCGGGATCTTGGTATTTACATTTTCCTTTGCAAGGGTTGGTTCCGGAGCTTTTACTTTGTATTCTTCAAAGGCAGAAGGCCTTCTACCCTCCGCATCTATATTAAACAATATAGTTAGAATGTTGATCTTACTCACTGGAGGTTTGGTCGCATTACAAACTTTAGGTATCTCCGTTACTCCAGCTTTGACTGCATTAGGAGTAGGAGGTCTTGCATTTGCATTAGGTTTGCAAGAAACTCTTTCCAATTTGTTTGCAGGACTTGGAGTTTTACTCGGGAAAAAAGTATCTGTAGGAGATTATATTTCTTTAGAAACAGGAGAAGAAGGTCTGGTAGAAGATATCAACTGGAGAACCACTTCGCTCAAAAAAAGAAATGGAAGTACGATTATTATTCCGAATGCTAAGATGTCCAAGACTACATATACTAATTATAGTCTTACAAACACAGGACTTTGGACTGAATTAGAGATCAGTATTCCTAAAGAAGGAAATATAGAGAAGTTAGAATCCATACTTGGTCAGGCAGCAAATTTTTCCTTAACTCAGATTTATGGAAAAAGTGGTTATAACGAATCCAAAATTTCGTTTCGTTATGTTTCTTTCGGACAATCTAATATTGATTTGGTGATCCATCTTCCCTTAAAAAATATAGATGACTCTGGACAAATTAAATCCATTTTCATAAAATCCTTGCATTCTCAATTTAGATCAGAAGGAATCGATAACATATCCGCGAAAGCAGTAAAATAA